A stretch of Portunus trituberculatus isolate SZX2019 chromosome 48, ASM1759143v1, whole genome shotgun sequence DNA encodes these proteins:
- the LOC123498606 gene encoding cuticle protein AM1199-like → MQLALLVCLAAAATAAPQFGRFGRPYYDGKHIAILSQSQEGPDGPRFRYAFQTENGINVQARGTPGSKGQSNIDGSFSFPFPEGGTGSVTYVADENGYRPDSPLIPTPHPLPAHAIEQIRFAESQRRFG, encoded by the exons ATGCAGCTC GCTCTCCTCGTGTGCCTGGcggccgccgccactgccgcccCGCAGTTCGGACGCTTCGGTCGTCCTTACTACGACGGCAAACACATCGCCATCCTGTCGCAGTCTCAGGAGGGTCCTGATGGACCCAGGTTCCGCTACGCGTTCCAGACGGAGAACGGCATCAACGTGCAGGCGCGGGGCACTCCTGGATCCAAGGGCCAGAGCAACATCGACGGCAGCTTCAG CTTCCCCTTCCCTGAGGGAGGCACCGGCAGTGTCACCTATGTGGCTGACGAGAATGGCTACCGCCCGGATTCCCCGCTCATCCCCACGCCTCACCCACTCCCCGCCCACGCCATCGAACAGATCCGCTTCGCCGAGAGCCAGCGCAGGTTTGGCTGA
- the LOC123498699 gene encoding cuticle protein AM1274-like — translation MKLVILACLAAVALARPQSNPDQIDILRQETVDNGDGNFNYLFETENGIYKEVVGSPSANGAQAMRGSYRFPLDDGSIVEVTFTADENGFLPVSDAIPTPHPLPAHVIETLALVDELVRQGATWDDQGRRITRRK, via the exons ATGAAGCTC GTCATCCTCGCCTGCCTGGCCGCCGTCGCCCTCGCCCGCCCCCAGTCAAACCCCGACCAAATCGACATCCTCAGGCAGGAGACTGTTGACAACGGTGACGGAAACTTCAACTACCTGTTCGAGACCGAGAATGGCATCTACAAGGAGGTGGTTGGCAGCCCATCAGCCAACGGCGCCCAGGCCATGAGGGGATCCTACAG GTTCCCCCTCGATGATGGCTCCATCGTTGAGGTCACCTTCACCGCTGACGAGAACGGTTTCCTGCCCGTGTCTGACGCCATCCCCACCCCCCACCCTCTCCCCGCTCACGTGATCGAGACTCTCGCCCTCGTCGACGAGCTGGTGAGACAGGGCGCCACTTGGGACGATCAGGGAAGGAGAATCACCCGCAGGAAGTAA
- the LOC123498700 gene encoding uncharacterized protein LOC123498700 has product MQLALLVCLAAAATAAPQFGRFWRPYYDGKHIAILSQSQEGPDGPRFRYAFQTENGINVQARGTPGSKGQSNIDGSFSFPSLREAPAVSPTWLTKMATAQSPRSSPRLTRSPPTPSSRSASPRASAGLAEAPSHCRSRPRPDAHSDEHRLRTSGYDDHESLIRKCPARIT; this is encoded by the exons ATGCAGCTC GCTCTCCTCGTGTGCCTGGcggccgccgccactgccgcccCGCAGTTCGGACGCTTCTGGCGTCCTTACTACGACGGCAAGCACATCGCCATCCTGTCGCAGTCTCAGGAGGGTCCTGATGGACCCAGGTTCCGCTACGCGTTCCAGACGGAGAACGGCATCAACGTGCAGGCGAGGGGCACTCCTGGATCCAAGGGCCAGAGCAACATCGACGGCAGCTTCAG CTTCCCTTCCCTGAGGGAGGCACCGGCAGTGTCACCTACGTGGCTGACGAAAATGGCTACCGCCCAGAGTCCCCGCTCATCCCCACGCCTCACCCGCTCCCCGCCCACGCCATCGAGCAGATCCGCTTCGCCGAGAGCCAGCGCAGGTTTGGCTGAGGCGCCTTCCCACTGCCGATCCCGTCCACGCCCCGACGCGCACTCTGACGAACACCGGTTACGAACATCTGGTTACGATGACCACGAATCACTCATCAGAAAGTGTCCAGCCAGGATAACCTAA